Proteins from one Syntrophaceae bacterium genomic window:
- the pdxT gene encoding pyridoxal 5'-phosphate synthase glutaminase subunit PdxT — protein MNSPESSNRPEPVLGVLDLQGGVLEHLDHLERLGIRGLPVKRPEDLSGLSGLILPGGESTCLSRLLLIFGVDEAIRREYRRGMKIWGTCAGTILLAARVRGEKSHLGLIDMEVERNSFGSQLDSFTATAVVPSVSPDPLPLTFIRSPKILQVGEGVNVLLRMNDFIAAAETPNALATVFHPELTGSTAFHRYFAVKCGLSLAPDIPALDPGWSRTSWTRHARVR, from the coding sequence ATGAATTCTCCCGAATCATCGAACCGGCCGGAGCCTGTGCTGGGCGTCCTGGATCTGCAGGGCGGCGTTCTCGAGCACCTGGATCATCTGGAGCGTCTCGGCATCCGGGGGCTTCCCGTCAAAAGGCCCGAGGACCTTTCTGGTCTCAGCGGCCTGATTCTCCCCGGCGGCGAGAGCACCTGCCTGTCCCGGCTGCTCCTGATCTTCGGGGTCGACGAGGCAATCCGCCGCGAATACCGAAGGGGCATGAAAATCTGGGGGACCTGCGCCGGCACGATCCTCCTGGCCGCCCGGGTCCGCGGGGAAAAGTCCCATCTGGGGCTCATCGACATGGAGGTGGAACGGAACAGCTTCGGCAGCCAGCTCGACAGCTTCACCGCCACGGCCGTCGTTCCCTCCGTATCCCCCGATCCCCTCCCGCTTACGTTCATCCGCTCCCCCAAGATCCTGCAGGTCGGAGAGGGCGTCAACGTCCTGCTCAGGATGAATGACTTCATTGCCGCTGCGGAGACGCCGAACGCCCTGGCGACGGTCTTCCATCCCGAACTGACGGGGAGCACCGCCTTCCATCGCTATTTTGCCGTCAAGTGCGGCCTTTCCCTTGCACCCGACATTCCAGCCCTGGATCCCGGCTGGAGCCGGACGAGCTGGACCCGGCACGCCCGTGTCCGGTGA
- a CDS encoding MBL fold metallo-hydrolase, giving the protein MNVEQFRYSADNLAYLVWNETGAVAVDGGAAEDIRGFLAERNLPLLYVTNTHRHYDHTLGNEALLALPGARFMDPGSLPDGGDIELGSEAVRVHRTPGHTEDSVCFQAGSALLTGDTLFNGTVGNCFSGDLLGFLGSVRRLMAFPVETMILAGHDYVRDALLFARKLDPSSLPALEAYWRTYDPAFVCSSLREERSMNPYLRFNDPGIVAVLRERGLPRATEEERWLSLMSIE; this is encoded by the coding sequence ATGAACGTCGAGCAGTTCCGCTACAGCGCCGACAACCTGGCTTATCTCGTGTGGAACGAAACGGGGGCGGTCGCCGTCGACGGCGGCGCCGCGGAGGACATTCGCGGGTTCCTTGCGGAACGGAATCTGCCGCTCCTGTACGTCACGAACACCCACCGCCATTACGACCACACCCTCGGGAACGAAGCGCTTCTGGCCTTGCCCGGCGCCCGTTTCATGGATCCCGGGAGCCTTCCCGACGGGGGCGATATCGAGCTGGGAAGCGAGGCCGTCAGGGTCCACAGGACGCCGGGTCACACGGAAGACTCGGTATGCTTTCAGGCCGGATCGGCGCTCCTGACGGGGGACACCCTCTTCAACGGAACGGTGGGAAACTGTTTCTCCGGGGATCTTCTCGGCTTCCTCGGATCCGTCCGGCGGCTGATGGCCTTCCCCGTGGAGACCATGATCCTCGCCGGACACGACTACGTCCGGGACGCTCTGCTCTTTGCCCGGAAGCTGGATCCGTCGAGCCTGCCGGCCCTGGAGGCGTACTGGCGGACCTACGATCCGGCGTTCGTCTGCTCGTCCCTGCGGGAGGAGCGAAGCATGAATCCCTATCTGCGGTTCAACGACCCGGGAATCGTCGCGGTTCTCCGGGAGCGGGGATTGCCCCGGGCCACCGAGGAGGAGCGCTGGCTGTCCCTCATGTCCATCGAATAA
- a CDS encoding DUF2156 domain-containing protein, which translates to MTFKPLEIEDYATLKPCFEKQAYDLSPYSLLSIMAWNGHLYRTFWRIEGVSAILSFRSDLDPADRYLVLPVPPPAGLGADDLVRLAEGSDIPSFWFVPDDWVERIGRSALEARFRLTDQAEYGDYIYRTADLAELRGNRYTRKRNLIHQFEKAYVSRGRVAVEPIRRENAPECLAFLDEWCRLRGDCDPLGEDTLSCERRAVIAALENLEILEGIGILVRIDGTVNAFGIASRLNGTMATLNFEKAYPSVRGLYQYLDRECARFLFAGFEFINKESDMGLMDLAKSKESYYPVRQLRSWRLDLR; encoded by the coding sequence ATGACCTTCAAACCGCTTGAAATCGAAGATTACGCCACCCTGAAGCCATGCTTCGAGAAGCAGGCCTACGACCTCTCCCCCTATTCGCTCCTATCCATTATGGCGTGGAACGGGCACCTGTACCGGACGTTCTGGCGGATCGAGGGGGTCTCGGCGATCCTGTCCTTCCGGTCCGACCTCGATCCGGCGGACCGCTACCTCGTTCTGCCGGTCCCGCCCCCGGCTGGATTGGGAGCGGACGATCTCGTCCGGCTGGCCGAAGGTTCGGACATCCCCTCGTTCTGGTTCGTCCCGGACGACTGGGTCGAGCGGATCGGGCGTTCCGCCCTGGAGGCCCGGTTTCGCCTCACCGATCAGGCCGAGTACGGAGACTATATCTACCGGACAGCGGACCTGGCCGAACTGCGGGGGAATCGGTACACCCGCAAGCGAAACCTCATCCACCAGTTTGAAAAAGCCTATGTGAGTCGGGGGCGGGTGGCGGTAGAGCCGATCCGGCGGGAGAACGCCCCGGAGTGCCTGGCATTCCTGGACGAATGGTGCCGTCTCCGGGGAGACTGCGATCCTCTGGGGGAAGACACGCTCTCCTGCGAGCGGCGTGCCGTGATCGCTGCCCTGGAAAACCTGGAGATCCTGGAGGGAATCGGAATCCTGGTCCGCATCGACGGGACCGTCAACGCCTTCGGGATCGCCTCCCGGCTGAACGGAACCATGGCGACGCTCAACTTCGAGAAGGCCTATCCTTCCGTCCGGGGACTCTATCAGTACCTGGATCGGGAGTGCGCCCGCTTCCTCTTCGCCGGTTTCGAATTCATCAACAAGGAAAGCGACATGGGCCTCATGGACCTGGCCAAGTCCAAGGAGTCCTACTATCCCGTGCGGCAGCTCCGGTCCTGGCGCCTGGATCTCCGGTAA
- a CDS encoding GNAT family N-acetyltransferase — MAGAGIEFRYLTDPSEEEIQRILGLYREAGWWEETADPDPRDVTRLVAGSHCFLAAFSEGRLVAMARVLSDGVSDAYIQDVTVEKTMRHRGIGSRLIQTIVERLNTEGIRWIGLIATGNTEDFYRPLGFRPVPGALAMLQR; from the coding sequence ATGGCGGGCGCCGGGATCGAGTTCCGTTATCTTACCGATCCCTCGGAAGAGGAGATTCAGCGCATCCTCGGTTTGTACCGCGAGGCGGGCTGGTGGGAAGAAACGGCGGATCCGGATCCGCGCGACGTCACCCGTCTCGTGGCCGGCAGCCACTGTTTCCTGGCGGCGTTTTCCGAAGGGCGCCTGGTCGCCATGGCCCGGGTCCTCAGCGACGGCGTCAGCGACGCCTACATCCAGGACGTGACGGTGGAGAAAACCATGCGTCACCGGGGGATCGGAAGCAGGCTGATTCAAACGATCGTCGAAAGACTCAACACGGAAGGCATCCGCTGGATCGGCCTCATCGCAACCGGAAACACCGAGGATTTCTACCGGCCTCTTGGATTCCGGCCCGTACCCGGGGCCTTGGCCATGCTGCAGCGATAA